The Paraburkholderia sp. D15 genome has a segment encoding these proteins:
- the gorA gene encoding glutathione-disulfide reductase, translating to MQDVKVDLLVIGGGSGGVRAARVAAGHGARVVLVEEHRLGGTCVIRGCVPKKLMVLASRFRTEFDDAAGFGWDMGAPRFDWRKLKSAVDQEVDRLEKLYAGLLESAGVEVLHDRAVFDDAHTVRLMSSGRTIRADHVLIATGAVPDGTHDIPGGQWIANSNQLFEWGAQPARVVVQGAGYIGLEFASVLRLLGSEVTVVMRGTRVLRGFDDEVRSHLQAALIESGIRIVEQTQLTRIDRCEQSGTLSVRLSNGTQLEADAVLGATGRVPNTANLRLDRAGVQLDRRGAVVVTDLACTTSPGIYAVGDVANVVALTPVAIREGHALADRLFGGKEPLCPPLVTPTAVFTTPEVGITGLSEEAAIAAFPDEIDVFVSRFRPMKARLSARTGQVLMKLIVHRPTDRLLGVHMVGPEAAEMIQLLSVAVQAGLRKSDVDTTLAVHPTAAEEFTMMREPVRRYPPH from the coding sequence ATGCAGGATGTAAAAGTCGATTTGCTGGTGATAGGAGGAGGCTCGGGCGGTGTCCGGGCGGCTCGCGTGGCGGCAGGCCACGGTGCGCGGGTCGTTCTGGTGGAGGAACACCGTCTGGGCGGAACCTGCGTGATTCGCGGCTGCGTACCGAAGAAGCTGATGGTTCTGGCGTCGCGCTTCAGGACGGAGTTCGATGACGCCGCGGGCTTCGGATGGGACATGGGCGCACCTCGTTTCGACTGGAGAAAACTCAAGAGCGCCGTCGATCAGGAGGTGGATCGCCTGGAGAAGCTCTACGCGGGCCTGCTCGAAAGTGCCGGCGTCGAAGTGCTTCACGATCGCGCCGTGTTCGACGATGCTCATACCGTGCGTCTGATGTCGAGCGGTCGGACCATACGGGCGGACCATGTCCTCATCGCAACGGGCGCGGTGCCGGACGGCACGCACGATATTCCCGGCGGACAATGGATCGCCAACTCGAACCAACTGTTCGAGTGGGGCGCTCAGCCCGCGCGAGTCGTGGTTCAAGGCGCAGGCTACATCGGGCTCGAATTCGCGAGCGTGTTGCGGCTGCTCGGTTCCGAAGTGACTGTCGTGATGAGGGGAACGCGGGTGCTGCGCGGATTCGACGACGAAGTCCGCTCGCATCTCCAGGCTGCGTTGATCGAATCCGGGATACGAATCGTGGAGCAGACACAACTGACGCGGATCGACCGGTGTGAGCAAAGCGGCACATTGTCGGTCCGGCTTTCGAACGGCACGCAACTGGAGGCCGACGCGGTGTTGGGCGCCACAGGGCGCGTCCCGAATACCGCGAACCTGCGTCTGGATAGAGCCGGAGTTCAGCTGGACAGGCGCGGCGCCGTTGTCGTAACGGACCTGGCATGCACGACTTCGCCCGGCATTTACGCGGTCGGAGACGTCGCCAACGTGGTCGCGCTGACGCCCGTTGCGATCCGTGAAGGACACGCTTTGGCCGACAGGCTGTTCGGTGGCAAGGAGCCGCTCTGTCCGCCCCTTGTTACACCCACGGCAGTGTTTACCACGCCGGAGGTGGGCATCACAGGGCTTTCAGAGGAAGCAGCAATAGCCGCTTTCCCGGACGAGATCGATGTCTTCGTGTCACGCTTCCGTCCAATGAAGGCGAGGTTGTCCGCGCGGACTGGCCAGGTACTGATGAAGCTCATCGTGCATCGTCCGACTGATCGTCTGCTCGGCGTGCATATGGTCGGACCCGAGGCGGCGGAAATGATCCAGTTGCTGAGCGTCGCCGTGCAAGCCGGCCTGCGCAAAAGCGATGTCGACACCACGCTCGCGGTGCATCCGACAGCGGCCGAGGAATTCACCATGATGCGCGAGCCGGTCCGTCGTTATCCGCCGCATTGA